TCGGCGACGCCGCGCGCCTGCTCGCCAAGGACGTCCTGTCGTCCGGGTTCGAGCCCGAGGTCGTCGTCGCGGTCGCCCGCGGCGGGCTGATCATCGCCGGAGCCGTGGCGTACGCGCTCGGCACCAAGGAGTGCGGCTCGATCAACGTCGAGTTCTACACCGACGTGGAACAGCGACTCGAGGAGCCGGTCATCCTCGCCCCCGCGCTCGACGCCCCGGCCCTCGCCGGCAAGAAGGTGCTCGTCGTGGACGACGTCTCCGACTCCGGCCGCACGCTGCGCCTCGTGGTCGACATCATCGCGAACGCCGGTGCCGAGGTCCGCAGCGCCTGCCTGTACTCGAAGCCCGGCACCGTCCTCGAGCCCGACCACGTCTGGCGTCGGGTCGACGGCTGGATCACGTTCCCGTGGAGCGCCCTCGCCCCGGTGACGGCCGAGTCGTGAGCATCCACCTCGTCGGCGGGGGCCTCCTCGCCACAGCGGACGTCGCCGCCCCGTTCACCGCCGAGGCCACCGCACGCGCGGCCGCCGTCGGCCGGACCGTCCCGCGCATCGCGGTCCTCTCCGTCGCACGCGCCGACGGGACCTCGCCGTCGAGCACCGCGGACATCGCCGAGACCCTCGGCGGCGCGCGGCAGGCCGAGACGATCGTGACCGAGGTCGCGGCGGGTGCGGCCTTCGACACGACCGTGCTGAGCGACGTGGACGCCCTCGTCGTCGCCGGTGGCGTCACACCCGACTACCTCACCGCGGTCGCGCCGATCGTCGACCAGCTCCGTCTGCTCGTCAGCGACGGGCTGCCGTACCTCGGCTACTCGGCGGGAGCGATGATCGCGGCCGACCGCGCCCTCGTGGGCGGCTGGCGCATCGGCGGGGTCGAGATCTGCCCGGAGGAGGCCTCCGAGGGACTCGACGAGGTCGAGCTCCGTGAGGGCCTCGGGCTGATCGACCTCACCGTGGACGTGCACGCCGTGCAGGCGGGGACGCTCGCGCGGCTCATCGCCGCCGCCGAGGCCGAGTTCGTCACGGCGGGCCTCGCGATCGACGAGGACACCACGCTCGTGGTCGGCGAGGGTGCGCTCGAAGTCCGGGGGACCGGCAGTGTCTGGCGGGTGATCGCGGGCGACGAGTCCGTGTCCGTCGCCACCATGGGCGCGTAGCGGGCGTGGAGCCGCGGCCGCTCGCCGAGCTCGTCGACCCCGGGTGGGCGGCCGCGCTCGCCCCCGTCGAGGACGACGTCCACCGGATGGGCGCCTGGCTCCGGGCCGAGGTCGCGGCCGGGCGGCCGTACCTCCCGGCCGGCGCCGACGTGCTGCGCGCGTTCCGCGATCCCTTCGACGACGTCCGGGTGCTCGTGCTCGGGCAGGACCCGTACCCGACCCCCGGCCACCCGATCGGCCTGTCGTTCGCCGTCGACCCCGAGGTCCGGCCGGTGCCGCGCAGCCTCGCGAACATCTACGCCGAACTCCGCGACGACCTCGGCGTGGAGCCCCCGGCGCACGGGGACCTCAGGGCGTGGTCGTCGCGCGGCGTGCTGCTGCTCAACCGGGTGCTCACGGTCCGCGCGGGCGACGCCGGGAGCCACCGGGGGAAGGGCTGGGAGGCCGTCACGGACCAGGCCGTCCGTGCACTCGTCGCCCGGGGAGCGCCCCTCGTCGCCGTCCTCTGGGGAGCGCAGGCGGCGACGGTGCGACCGCTGCTCGGGGACACGCCGGTCGTCGCGTCGGCGCACCCCTCGCCCCTGAGTGCCCGCCGCGGGTTCTTCGGCAGCCGACCGTTCTCGCAGGTGAACGAGCTGCTCGTGGCACAGGGCGCGGAGCCGGTGGACTGGTCACTGCCCGTCTGACGCGTCCGGCCGGCTGTCGGCGGCTGCCGGCTGCCGGCTGCCGTCTGGCCGAGTCTCGGGCTGAGCGACGTGTCCCGCGGCAGGACGCGCGAGAACGGTCGCTGACCACGAGTCTCGGGGCCCG
This is a stretch of genomic DNA from Curtobacterium sp. 458. It encodes these proteins:
- a CDS encoding uracil-DNA glycosylase; translation: MEPRPLAELVDPGWAAALAPVEDDVHRMGAWLRAEVAAGRPYLPAGADVLRAFRDPFDDVRVLVLGQDPYPTPGHPIGLSFAVDPEVRPVPRSLANIYAELRDDLGVEPPAHGDLRAWSSRGVLLLNRVLTVRAGDAGSHRGKGWEAVTDQAVRALVARGAPLVAVLWGAQAATVRPLLGDTPVVASAHPSPLSARRGFFGSRPFSQVNELLVAQGAEPVDWSLPV
- a CDS encoding Type 1 glutamine amidotransferase-like domain-containing protein, producing the protein MSIHLVGGGLLATADVAAPFTAEATARAAAVGRTVPRIAVLSVARADGTSPSSTADIAETLGGARQAETIVTEVAAGAAFDTTVLSDVDALVVAGGVTPDYLTAVAPIVDQLRLLVSDGLPYLGYSAGAMIAADRALVGGWRIGGVEICPEEASEGLDEVELREGLGLIDLTVDVHAVQAGTLARLIAAAEAEFVTAGLAIDEDTTLVVGEGALEVRGTGSVWRVIAGDESVSVATMGA
- a CDS encoding phosphoribosyltransferase; amino-acid sequence: MPISSESEPVAQAPSTVTVTSGPEVLGWLEFGDAARLLAKDVLSSGFEPEVVVAVARGGLIIAGAVAYALGTKECGSINVEFYTDVEQRLEEPVILAPALDAPALAGKKVLVVDDVSDSGRTLRLVVDIIANAGAEVRSACLYSKPGTVLEPDHVWRRVDGWITFPWSALAPVTAES